A window of Myxococcales bacterium contains these coding sequences:
- the hemC gene encoding hydroxymethylbilane synthase, translated as MSTVVYATRKSALALAQCRAFVARLVAANAGLEVEELTVTTSGDRIQDRPLSEIGGKGLFVKEIEEALLERRAHLAVHSIKDVPAHLPEGLVLACIPERESPLDALVSPRHGTLEALPRGARVGTSSLRRATELRRTRPDLVIEPLRGNVDTRLRKLDEGQYDAIVLANAGLRRLGLGHRATSVLPPELSLPAIGQGALGIECRADDDTTRALLAPLHHPETARAVRAERGVLTELEGDCKTPIGAFAERVEHEQLRIRAMIAAPDGTDIRTLDRTFPYPSTDDAAEVLGREVARALRG; from the coding sequence ATGTCCACCGTCGTCTACGCCACTCGGAAGTCGGCCCTCGCGCTCGCCCAGTGCAGGGCCTTCGTGGCCCGCCTCGTCGCCGCGAACGCGGGCCTCGAGGTCGAGGAGCTCACCGTGACCACCTCCGGTGACCGCATCCAGGACCGGCCGCTCTCCGAGATCGGAGGGAAGGGGCTCTTCGTGAAGGAGATCGAAGAGGCGCTCCTGGAACGTCGCGCGCACCTCGCCGTGCACTCGATCAAAGACGTGCCCGCGCATCTGCCCGAGGGGCTCGTGCTCGCGTGCATTCCGGAGCGAGAGTCACCTCTCGACGCGCTCGTGTCTCCACGACACGGCACCCTCGAGGCTCTCCCTCGCGGTGCGCGCGTGGGCACGAGCAGCCTACGCCGCGCCACGGAGCTCCGACGCACGCGCCCCGACCTCGTGATCGAGCCGCTCCGGGGCAACGTCGACACGCGCCTCCGCAAGCTCGACGAGGGGCAGTACGACGCGATCGTGCTCGCCAACGCGGGCCTCAGGCGGCTCGGCCTCGGCCACCGCGCGACCTCCGTGCTTCCCCCCGAGCTGTCCCTCCCGGCGATCGGCCAGGGCGCCCTGGGCATCGAGTGCCGCGCCGACGACGACACCACACGCGCGCTCCTCGCGCCCCTCCACCACCCCGAGACGGCCCGCGCCGTCCGCGCCGAACGAGGGGTGCTCACGGAGCTCGAGGGCGACTGCAAGACCCCGATCGGGGCCTTCGCCGAACGCGTCGAGCACGAGCAGCTCCGCATCCGCGCCATGATCGCGGCCCCCGACGGGACCGACATTCGCACCCTCGACCGTACGTTCCCCTACCCCTCGACCGACGACGCCGCCGAGGTGCTCGGGCGCGAGGTGGCGCGCGCGCTCCGAGGCTGA
- a CDS encoding DUF1501 domain-containing protein, with protein MSKFNRRSFLKAVGVGAGAAMGAGMAPGLLGEARAANTPTGKGAVLVVYLGGGYNALFPSARSFLNQTFGVTAGNTAQVPGGPLVDASFNRLPAAAFNKISTVQINHRSSDHGGAQRNGMTEGAVGFAVQLAAAMGGDASIKMATVGGGNVNGLAGTMNGVSVQNIGDVRSTIDALKGNDTLPDRAISGKAIEQSQNMSAGRLASSPKGLTHLKDGYDTVRATLAKSAAAYDYASILPGYGINNGTAVNNFNSKIAAAELMIRSGTNVVFAIDGGWDTHGDRDGANVRNMMNQRIIPPLITFFNRMWVNNPEPVDRNVNVVIMGDFSRSLPGSDHATGCAATVIGANVKVGGFQQVTANVGFDPNIPSGRGFWSLISSLVNAPGNPFGANAHPGLKV; from the coding sequence ATGAGCAAATTCAATCGTCGTTCGTTCCTCAAGGCGGTGGGTGTCGGCGCAGGCGCCGCGATGGGCGCGGGTATGGCGCCCGGTCTCCTCGGAGAAGCGCGTGCCGCGAACACGCCGACCGGCAAAGGCGCGGTCCTCGTCGTGTACCTGGGCGGCGGGTACAACGCGCTCTTCCCGAGCGCCCGCTCGTTCCTCAACCAGACGTTCGGCGTCACGGCCGGCAACACGGCGCAGGTCCCCGGTGGCCCGCTCGTCGACGCGTCGTTCAACCGGCTCCCGGCGGCGGCGTTCAACAAAATCAGCACGGTGCAGATCAACCACCGCTCGAGCGATCACGGCGGCGCGCAGCGCAACGGGATGACCGAGGGCGCGGTGGGCTTCGCGGTGCAGCTCGCGGCGGCGATGGGCGGCGACGCGAGCATCAAGATGGCGACGGTCGGCGGCGGCAACGTCAACGGCCTCGCGGGCACGATGAACGGCGTGTCGGTGCAGAACATCGGCGACGTGCGCTCGACGATCGACGCCCTGAAGGGCAACGACACGCTGCCGGACCGCGCGATCTCGGGCAAGGCGATCGAGCAGTCGCAGAACATGAGCGCGGGTCGATTGGCTTCGAGCCCGAAGGGCCTCACGCACCTGAAAGACGGCTACGACACGGTGCGTGCGACGCTGGCGAAGAGCGCGGCGGCGTACGACTACGCGTCGATCTTGCCGGGATACGGCATCAACAACGGCACCGCGGTGAACAACTTCAACTCGAAGATCGCGGCGGCGGAGCTCATGATCCGGTCGGGGACGAACGTGGTGTTCGCGATCGACGGCGGGTGGGACACGCACGGCGACCGCGACGGCGCGAACGTGCGTAACATGATGAATCAACGCATCATTCCGCCGCTCATCACGTTCTTCAACCGCATGTGGGTGAACAACCCCGAGCCGGTCGACCGCAACGTGAACGTGGTCATCATGGGCGACTTCTCGCGAAGCCTGCCCGGCAGCGACCACGCGACGGGCTGCGCGGCGACGGTCATCGGCGCCAACGTGAAGGTCGGCGGCTTCCAGCAGGTCACCGCGAACGTCGGCTTCGACCCGAACATCCCGAGCGGCCGCGGCTTCTGGTCGCTCATCTCGTCGCTCGTCAACGCCCCGGGCAACCCCTTCGGCGCCAACGCCCACCCCGGCCTCAAGGTCTGA
- the udk gene encoding uridine kinase: MSAPTAELQPLVLGIAGGSGSGKSTIARSILGALPEGEGVLLEQDHYYKPQSHLPASERELVNYDHPDALELDLLASHVEALREGRTIERPSYDFTTHDRAKGGTIVKPAKVIVVEGILVLSDERLRSSFEVKLFVDTDSDIRLMRRIRRDLEQRGRSFAQVRKQYYETVRPMHLAFVEPSKRFADIIIPEGGQNRVALDFLLGFIRSRG; encoded by the coding sequence ATGTCTGCTCCGACCGCCGAACTGCAGCCGCTCGTCCTGGGAATCGCCGGCGGCTCGGGCTCCGGGAAGAGCACGATCGCCCGCTCCATCTTGGGCGCGCTCCCCGAAGGCGAAGGGGTGCTCCTCGAGCAGGACCACTACTACAAGCCGCAGTCCCACCTGCCCGCCTCCGAGCGCGAGCTCGTGAACTACGACCACCCCGACGCGCTCGAGCTCGACCTGCTCGCGTCCCACGTCGAGGCCCTCCGCGAAGGGCGGACCATCGAGCGCCCCAGCTACGACTTCACCACGCACGACCGCGCCAAGGGCGGCACCATCGTGAAGCCCGCGAAGGTCATCGTGGTCGAGGGCATCCTGGTGCTCTCGGACGAGCGGCTCCGTTCGTCGTTCGAGGTGAAGCTCTTCGTCGACACCGACTCGGACATCCGGCTCATGCGGCGCATCCGGCGCGACCTCGAGCAGCGCGGGCGCTCGTTCGCGCAGGTGCGCAAGCAGTACTACGAGACCGTGCGCCCGATGCACCTCGCGTTCGTGGAGCCCTCGAAGCGCTTCGCCGACATCATCATCCCCGAGGGCGGTCAGAACCGCGTCGCGCTCGATTTCTTGCTCGGCTTCATTCGCTCGCGCGGCTGA
- a CDS encoding sigma-54-dependent Fis family transcriptional regulator — MRRVLVVDDEENIRLVLRTLLRKHGYEVEVADNGETALALVESFGPDVILTDVRMPKLGGLDLLATLRAKQSPATVIVMSAYGNVDLALEAMKAGAYDYVGKPFKPDEIVLALRKAEERESLRRENRSLREQIRAEQRFESILAKSQEMQDVFRTISKIADYKTTVLVTGESGVGKELVARALHARSSRKNMPFVAINCGAIPENLLESELFGHRRGAFTDANADRRGLFEEATGGTLLLDEIGELPLSLQVKLLRVLQEETIRRLGDTKDAKVDVRIVAATHRDLAAEVKAGRFREDLYYRINVLPVHIPPLRGRKDDIPLLVDHFVTRNNARLGTHIRGVSPEARKLLIEYPWPGNVRELENTIERAMVLAEGEVLDANDLPERLRESLDPVQAQLATGELSIKKTSAAIEEILIRRALQKTKGNRTRAAEVLEISHRALLYKIKDYKITE, encoded by the coding sequence ATGCGCCGGGTCCTCGTGGTCGACGACGAAGAGAACATTCGGCTCGTGCTCCGCACGCTGCTGCGCAAGCACGGGTACGAGGTCGAGGTCGCCGACAACGGCGAGACGGCGCTCGCGCTCGTCGAGTCGTTCGGCCCGGACGTGATCCTCACCGACGTTCGCATGCCGAAGCTCGGCGGGCTCGACCTGCTCGCCACGCTGCGCGCCAAGCAGAGCCCGGCCACCGTGATCGTGATGAGCGCGTACGGCAACGTCGACCTCGCCCTCGAGGCCATGAAGGCCGGGGCGTACGACTACGTGGGCAAGCCCTTCAAGCCGGACGAGATCGTGCTCGCCCTGCGCAAGGCCGAGGAGCGTGAGTCTCTCCGGCGCGAGAACCGGTCGCTGCGCGAGCAGATCCGAGCCGAACAAAGGTTCGAGTCGATCTTGGCGAAGAGCCAGGAAATGCAGGACGTCTTTCGCACGATCTCCAAGATCGCCGACTACAAGACCACCGTGCTCGTGACCGGCGAGAGCGGCGTGGGCAAGGAGCTCGTGGCCCGCGCCCTCCACGCACGTTCGTCGCGGAAGAACATGCCGTTCGTGGCGATCAACTGCGGCGCCATCCCCGAGAACCTCCTCGAGAGCGAGCTCTTCGGTCACCGCCGCGGCGCCTTCACCGACGCGAACGCCGATCGCCGAGGGCTCTTCGAGGAGGCCACCGGCGGGACGCTCCTCCTCGACGAGATCGGCGAGCTTCCGCTGTCTCTCCAGGTGAAGCTCCTCCGGGTGCTCCAAGAGGAGACCATTCGCCGGCTCGGAGACACGAAGGACGCGAAGGTCGACGTCCGCATCGTGGCCGCCACGCACCGCGATCTCGCGGCCGAGGTGAAGGCGGGGCGCTTCCGCGAGGACCTCTACTACCGCATCAACGTGCTGCCCGTGCACATCCCGCCGCTCCGTGGCCGGAAGGACGACATCCCGCTCCTCGTCGATCACTTCGTCACACGGAACAACGCGCGCCTCGGCACGCACATCCGTGGCGTCTCCCCCGAGGCGCGCAAGCTCCTCATCGAGTACCCATGGCCCGGCAACGTGCGCGAGCTCGAGAACACCATCGAGCGCGCCATGGTGCTCGCCGAGGGGGAGGTGCTCGACGCGAACGACCTACCCGAGCGCCTACGCGAGTCCCTCGACCCGGTGCAGGCCCAGCTCGCGACCGGCGAGCTCTCCATCAAGAAGACGTCGGCCGCGATCGAGGAGATCCTCATTCGCCGCGCGCTCCAGAAGACGAAGGGCAACCGCACGCGCGCCGCCGAGGTGCTCGAGATAAGCCACAGGGCGCTGCTCTACAAAATCAAAGACTACAAGATCACGGAGTGA
- a CDS encoding DUF1343 domain-containing protein yields MRTGADRLEADPTLYERLPDRRFALLAHPASVTSRLEHISAVLDRLQRRPRIIFGPEHGYGGEAQDMIGVADAKDVYGTPVRSLYGDAFDDLSPRDADLDGCELVLVDLQDVGSRYYTFVWTAVLVMRAAAKKGIPVLVLDRPNPLGHTRAEGRSLDPEFRSFVGLEPVPVRHALTLGEICALRAEEEGLALDALRIAPVLDLHAEALATAWDRPFVMTSPNMPTADTALVYPGGCLLEGTNLSDGRGTTRPFEITGAPWLDGERLARGLAETGLPGFVARPLTFSPTFHKHARETCGGVQIHVTSPGEFLPYATYLALVALAHHAHPEAFRFRTERYEFVDTIPAFDLLTGSAEARERIVRGDAPRDIALALSDLGPGDSEKLAQARDAARRRAV; encoded by the coding sequence GTGCGCACCGGAGCCGACCGCCTCGAAGCCGACCCGACCCTCTACGAACGCCTCCCCGACCGGCGCTTCGCGCTCCTCGCGCATCCCGCGTCGGTCACGAGCCGGCTCGAGCACATCAGCGCCGTGCTCGACAGGCTCCAGAGGCGGCCGCGAATCATCTTCGGGCCCGAGCACGGGTACGGCGGAGAGGCCCAAGACATGATCGGCGTCGCCGACGCGAAGGACGTGTACGGCACGCCCGTGCGGAGCCTCTACGGGGACGCCTTCGACGATCTCTCGCCGCGCGACGCCGATCTCGACGGGTGCGAGCTCGTGCTCGTCGACCTTCAAGACGTCGGCTCGCGGTACTACACCTTCGTGTGGACCGCGGTGCTGGTCATGCGCGCGGCCGCAAAAAAGGGCATCCCGGTGCTCGTGCTCGATCGACCGAACCCCCTCGGCCACACGCGCGCCGAAGGTCGCTCGCTCGATCCGGAGTTTCGCTCGTTCGTGGGGCTCGAGCCCGTGCCCGTTCGTCACGCGCTCACGCTCGGCGAGATTTGCGCTCTCCGCGCCGAGGAAGAGGGGCTCGCGCTCGACGCGCTACGCATCGCGCCCGTGCTCGACCTTCACGCGGAGGCGCTCGCGACCGCGTGGGACCGGCCCTTCGTCATGACGTCGCCCAACATGCCCACGGCCGACACGGCGCTCGTCTACCCGGGGGGCTGCCTCCTCGAGGGCACGAACCTCTCCGACGGCCGCGGCACGACGCGCCCGTTCGAGATCACAGGGGCGCCGTGGCTCGACGGCGAGCGGCTCGCGCGCGGCCTCGCGGAGACCGGGCTCCCGGGCTTCGTGGCGCGGCCCCTGACGTTCTCTCCCACCTTCCACAAACACGCGCGCGAGACCTGCGGCGGCGTCCAGATCCACGTCACGTCCCCCGGGGAGTTCCTCCCCTACGCGACGTACCTCGCCCTCGTCGCGCTGGCGCATCACGCTCACCCCGAGGCCTTCCGCTTCCGGACCGAACGCTACGAGTTCGTCGACACGATCCCCGCCTTCGATCTCCTCACGGGCAGCGCCGAGGCACGCGAACGGATCGTCCGAGGCGACGCCCCGCGCGACATCGCGCTCGCCCTCTCGGACCTCGGCCCGGGTGACTCCGAGAAGCTCGCCCAGGCCCGCGACGCCGCCCGCCGACGAGCCGTGTGA
- a CDS encoding TMEM43 family protein gives MALGTAPAQGDGFSATFKRAPRQIAVGAVLLLATVAVGVLTETRGVERYTALDRSAETVMSVGADRIDPSHEGALVHVKGGVQSTQELVDETFGVKVAALRLVRHVEIYAWEETKREEKRKNDKGEEETVTTYSYTKRFQAVPADSSRFKESESHKNPEKAAFADQDFTAKDARLGAFVLPSEALGKLTKLEPVRVSQDMLARSPHATKLSELEGAAFYGNEVQNPQVGDLRISYQMVRPQPVSVVAKQSGGTFVAYEPTPGVEPVFLVQAGEVESKAMFATAKDDTPMSSWLFRGLGVVLGAVAFALMLLPFSERRPLVPGFAKAPRVSGVLVGTGLGFALYAAAMGGTWVTMRPAFAVPLFVVSLVAVVLSVMAIVRARKA, from the coding sequence ATGGCTCTCGGAACGGCTCCGGCACAAGGCGATGGCTTCTCGGCGACCTTCAAACGAGCTCCTCGGCAGATCGCCGTGGGCGCCGTGCTCCTCCTCGCGACGGTGGCCGTGGGTGTTCTGACCGAGACGCGCGGCGTCGAGCGCTACACGGCCCTCGACCGCAGCGCCGAGACCGTCATGTCGGTCGGCGCCGACCGAATAGACCCCTCCCACGAGGGCGCGCTCGTGCACGTGAAGGGCGGCGTGCAGAGCACCCAAGAGCTGGTGGACGAGACGTTCGGGGTGAAGGTCGCGGCGCTAAGGCTCGTGCGGCACGTCGAAATCTACGCGTGGGAAGAGACGAAGCGCGAGGAGAAGCGCAAGAACGACAAGGGCGAAGAAGAGACCGTCACCACCTACTCGTACACGAAGCGCTTCCAGGCGGTCCCGGCCGACTCGTCGCGCTTCAAAGAGTCCGAGAGCCACAAAAACCCTGAAAAAGCGGCCTTCGCCGACCAAGACTTCACCGCGAAGGACGCGCGGCTCGGCGCGTTCGTGCTCCCGAGCGAGGCCCTCGGGAAGCTCACCAAGCTCGAGCCCGTGCGCGTCTCCCAAGACATGCTCGCGCGCTCGCCCCACGCGACGAAGCTCAGCGAGCTCGAGGGCGCCGCCTTCTACGGCAACGAGGTGCAGAACCCTCAGGTGGGCGACCTCCGGATCTCTTACCAAATGGTAAGGCCTCAGCCCGTGAGCGTCGTGGCCAAGCAGTCGGGAGGGACGTTCGTCGCGTACGAGCCGACACCCGGGGTCGAGCCCGTGTTCCTCGTGCAGGCGGGGGAGGTCGAGTCGAAGGCGATGTTCGCCACGGCCAAGGACGACACGCCCATGTCGAGCTGGCTCTTCCGGGGGCTCGGGGTCGTGCTGGGCGCCGTCGCGTTCGCGCTCATGCTCCTCCCGTTCTCGGAGCGGCGACCGCTGGTCCCGGGGTTCGCGAAGGCACCGCGTGTGTCCGGGGTGCTCGTAGGGACGGGGCTCGGCTTCGCGCTCTATGCCGCGGCCATGGGCGGCACGTGGGTCACTATGCGACCGGCGTTCGCCGTGCCGCTCTTCGTGGTGAGCCTCGTCGCCGTAGTGCTCTCCGTGATGGCCATCGTGCGGGCACGGAAGGCCTGA
- a CDS encoding serine/threonine protein kinase produces MEAEAHAALVGRTIAQKYVVEKFLGGGAMGAVFRAKQTALEKVVAVKVMHAELAKDPSFAVRFHREAKAASRLDHPSSMRVVDFGEEPDGLLYIVMEYLEGRDLLKVIHEDWPLSEARIVDILSQALAALAVAHDMGVIHRDLKPENIMILAGKNDEGREVDVVKVCDFGIAKLVDAEAEAEADPAPANAAGRAKAPKSTTQGLVIGTPEYMSPEQAQGKKLDSRSDIYSMGIILYQLLTGRVPFDGESAVTVVVKHVTEAPTPPRDVFSGVNPRLETVCLKAIEKSPDARFSSAREMRVALRAALEGAPLPAPSTGSAPTEPALVPVALAPTAAMPAPAAPTLDALATSGTVAAAPAVVEVPAAIATASPAPAPRRTSPALVAGIAVGAAALFAAAGFGFARSSNKVSDTVTLTVDPAPSGTALVPPSPPSMAPSAVTAPSPLPSGEISPSPSGHTITKVTKPEVKPADPKPTDPKPGAGDTVVPTPPEPKPAEPPPTTPPPATTQAPTPQPTAAPPPTPKKCAVGQVSSRAEGGITRSDMTGIPAAGSFAACAAQLSSEAKVAIRVGFDDSGRRRGAPQVSGAGAAGPCFSAAVSGVGVRKTADLTGAPVAVIDVQVVCP; encoded by the coding sequence ATGGAAGCAGAAGCCCACGCGGCGCTGGTCGGCCGAACGATCGCGCAGAAGTACGTCGTCGAGAAATTCCTCGGGGGCGGGGCGATGGGCGCCGTGTTCCGAGCCAAACAAACGGCGCTCGAGAAGGTCGTCGCCGTCAAGGTGATGCACGCCGAGCTCGCCAAGGATCCGTCGTTCGCGGTGCGGTTCCACCGCGAGGCCAAGGCCGCCTCGCGCCTCGATCACCCGAGCTCGATGCGCGTCGTCGACTTCGGCGAAGAGCCCGACGGGCTCCTCTACATCGTCATGGAATACCTCGAGGGGCGCGACCTCCTGAAGGTGATCCACGAAGACTGGCCGCTCTCCGAGGCGCGCATCGTCGACATTCTCTCGCAGGCCCTGGCCGCCCTCGCCGTCGCGCACGACATGGGCGTCATCCATCGGGATCTCAAGCCCGAGAACATCATGATCCTCGCCGGCAAGAACGACGAAGGGCGCGAGGTGGACGTCGTCAAGGTGTGCGATTTCGGCATCGCGAAGCTCGTCGACGCCGAGGCCGAGGCCGAGGCCGACCCGGCCCCCGCGAACGCCGCGGGCCGTGCGAAGGCCCCGAAGTCAACCACCCAAGGCCTCGTCATCGGCACCCCCGAGTACATGTCGCCCGAGCAAGCCCAAGGCAAGAAGCTCGACTCGCGCAGCGACATCTACTCGATGGGCATCATCCTCTATCAGCTCCTCACCGGACGCGTCCCGTTCGACGGCGAGAGCGCCGTCACCGTGGTGGTGAAGCACGTGACCGAGGCGCCCACGCCCCCTCGGGACGTGTTCTCGGGCGTGAACCCGCGCCTCGAGACGGTGTGCTTGAAGGCCATCGAGAAGAGCCCCGACGCTCGTTTTTCGTCGGCCCGCGAGATGCGCGTCGCCCTCCGCGCGGCGCTCGAAGGCGCTCCCTTGCCCGCGCCGAGCACGGGCTCGGCCCCCACGGAGCCCGCGCTGGTCCCCGTCGCGTTGGCGCCCACGGCCGCCATGCCCGCGCCCGCCGCGCCGACCCTCGACGCGCTCGCGACGTCGGGCACCGTCGCTGCCGCCCCTGCCGTCGTGGAGGTCCCCGCGGCCATCGCGACGGCGAGCCCGGCCCCCGCCCCTCGACGCACGAGCCCCGCGCTCGTCGCGGGCATCGCGGTAGGCGCCGCGGCCCTCTTCGCGGCCGCGGGCTTCGGCTTCGCGCGCTCGTCGAACAAGGTGAGCGACACGGTCACCCTCACCGTCGACCCGGCTCCGTCGGGCACGGCGCTCGTGCCCCCGTCGCCTCCCTCGATGGCGCCGTCCGCCGTCACGGCTCCGAGCCCGCTCCCGTCGGGAGAGATCTCCCCTTCGCCGAGCGGCCACACGATCACGAAGGTCACGAAGCCCGAGGTCAAACCTGCCGACCCGAAGCCTACCGACCCGAAGCCCGGTGCCGGGGACACGGTCGTGCCCACGCCTCCTGAGCCGAAGCCTGCGGAGCCGCCTCCCACGACACCGCCGCCCGCGACCACACAAGCCCCCACTCCTCAGCCTACGGCCGCACCTCCCCCTACTCCGAAAAAGTGCGCCGTCGGGCAGGTGAGCTCGCGCGCCGAAGGGGGCATCACACGCTCCGACATGACCGGCATTCCCGCGGCGGGCTCGTTTGCGGCGTGCGCGGCGCAGCTCTCGAGCGAAGCGAAGGTCGCGATTCGTGTCGGCTTCGACGACTCGGGGCGGCGTCGTGGTGCGCCGCAGGTCTCGGGTGCCGGCGCGGCGGGGCCGTGTTTTTCGGCCGCGGTGTCGGGGGTCGGAGTCCGCAAGACCGCCGACCTCACGGGCGCGCCGGTCGCGGTGATCGACGTCCAGGTGGTCTGCCCGTGA
- a CDS encoding choice-of-anchor L domain-containing protein codes for MKRLALFAAVPVVLSLAAACSSSTRSNVFEDDAGTGPGSPTPGDGGSLFGDGGVGPGGDPCVPNPANAEIPGNNCDDDGDGKVDNPPACDTGLARNGNATEFAKSLGICADAAQKGYGLVSATYTRGTTTTTAPRAGQTGILPKFGNVIVPREGATLGVISTGWAREFNQDTGSTQLFGQNAQLWDTAPSRTVPAGFPKAAAACPSTETDTYDVVDVKLVLKAPPNAKGIAFDFNFFTSEWPAFVCTDYNDSFIAYLSSKAFNGGKPDNISFDAQKNPVSVNNGFFDRCTPNTIIGCADGPTTTRSQCPGGPGELAGTGFAKEDLWCGPFSNTRSSAGGATGWLTSTAPVEPGETFTLEFLLWDTGDADLDSVTLLDNFRWVQGDTKTETARPR; via the coding sequence ATGAAGCGCCTGGCCCTCTTCGCCGCCGTCCCCGTCGTTCTCTCTCTCGCCGCCGCGTGCTCGAGCAGCACACGCTCGAACGTCTTCGAGGACGACGCAGGCACGGGTCCTGGCTCGCCCACCCCGGGCGACGGCGGCTCGCTCTTCGGCGACGGCGGCGTGGGCCCCGGCGGCGATCCGTGTGTGCCGAACCCGGCCAACGCCGAGATCCCCGGCAACAACTGCGACGACGACGGCGACGGCAAGGTCGACAACCCTCCGGCCTGCGACACGGGCCTCGCGCGGAACGGCAACGCGACCGAGTTCGCCAAGTCCCTCGGGATCTGCGCCGACGCCGCCCAAAAGGGCTACGGGCTCGTGTCGGCCACGTACACACGAGGGACCACCACGACGACGGCGCCCCGGGCAGGGCAGACCGGCATTTTGCCCAAGTTCGGCAACGTCATCGTGCCCCGCGAGGGCGCGACCTTGGGCGTCATTTCGACGGGCTGGGCCCGCGAGTTCAACCAAGACACCGGCTCGACGCAGCTCTTCGGCCAGAACGCGCAGCTCTGGGACACGGCCCCGAGCCGCACCGTGCCCGCCGGCTTCCCGAAGGCCGCCGCGGCGTGCCCCTCGACCGAGACCGACACGTACGACGTGGTCGACGTGAAGCTCGTGCTGAAGGCCCCACCGAACGCGAAGGGCATCGCGTTCGACTTCAACTTCTTCACCTCCGAGTGGCCGGCGTTCGTCTGCACCGACTACAACGACTCGTTCATCGCGTACCTCTCGTCGAAGGCGTTCAACGGGGGCAAACCCGACAACATCTCGTTCGACGCCCAGAAGAACCCGGTCAGCGTGAACAACGGGTTCTTCGATCGATGCACTCCGAACACCATCATAGGCTGCGCCGACGGCCCGACGACGACGCGCTCCCAGTGCCCCGGCGGCCCGGGAGAGCTCGCCGGGACGGGCTTCGCCAAAGAAGACCTCTGGTGCGGCCCCTTCTCGAACACGCGGAGCAGCGCGGGCGGCGCCACGGGCTGGCTGACGTCGACCGCGCCCGTCGAGCCCGGCGAGACCTTCACGCTCGAGTTCCTCTTGTGGGACACGGGCGACGCCGACCTCGACTCGGTCACCCTGCTCGACAACTTCCGCTGGGTCCAAGGCGACACCAAGACCGAGACCGCCCGCCCTCGCTGA
- the pssA gene encoding CDP-diacylglycerol--serine O-phosphatidyltransferase — MITLSSIFCGFDSIRISCSAQGEGDDAFYKAALLLVYALFFDMLDGRVARLTKTQSAFGLQIDSLADVVSFGVAPALMVYNFSLYQKGTVGLVVAFVFAAAGAVRLARFNVLSMGENGEPTKPPKYIVGLPVPGAAGILISLIVANHAVAGKLRSADYVVPMMGLTLFLAFLQVSTIRFRSFKDMKLNWRSLGLVFFAVGSSVVVSLKTSPAFVLVWLLGFYITIGIVEAIVTFPARRREAAEAAATRAAQKSLPPT, encoded by the coding sequence ATGATCACCCTCTCGAGCATCTTCTGCGGATTCGACTCGATCCGCATCTCCTGCTCGGCCCAAGGCGAAGGCGACGACGCGTTCTACAAAGCAGCGCTCCTGCTCGTGTACGCGCTCTTCTTCGACATGCTCGACGGCCGCGTCGCGCGGCTCACGAAGACGCAGAGCGCCTTCGGTCTCCAGATCGACTCGCTCGCCGACGTGGTCTCGTTCGGCGTGGCGCCGGCCCTCATGGTCTATAACTTCTCGCTCTACCAAAAGGGCACGGTCGGCCTCGTGGTGGCGTTCGTGTTCGCGGCGGCCGGCGCCGTGCGCCTCGCGCGCTTCAACGTGCTGTCGATGGGAGAGAACGGCGAGCCGACGAAGCCGCCGAAGTACATCGTGGGTCTTCCCGTCCCCGGCGCCGCGGGCATCCTCATCTCGCTCATCGTGGCGAACCACGCGGTGGCCGGCAAGCTGCGCAGCGCCGACTACGTGGTCCCGATGATGGGGCTCACGCTCTTCCTCGCGTTCCTCCAAGTGTCGACGATCCGGTTCCGCAGCTTCAAGGACATGAAGCTCAACTGGCGCTCGCTCGGCCTCGTGTTCTTCGCGGTCGGCTCGAGCGTGGTCGTGTCCCTCAAGACGAGCCCGGCGTTCGTGCTCGTGTGGCTGCTCGGCTTCTACATCACCATCGGCATCGTCGAGGCCATCGTCACGTTCCCCGCGCGCCGCCGCGAGGCCGCCGAGGCCGCCGCGACACGCGCCGCTCAGAAGAGCCTCCCGCCGACCTGA